The Motacilla alba alba isolate MOTALB_02 chromosome 3, Motacilla_alba_V1.0_pri, whole genome shotgun sequence DNA window TTTAATTAGGAATTAATTGGGGTTTAATTGGGGTTTAATTAAgatttaatttagatttaattGGAGTTTAAATGGGATTTAATAGGGATTTAATTGGGGTTTAATTGGGGTTTAATTAGGATTTAATTGGAGTTCAAATGGGATTTAATTGGGATTTAATTGGGATTTAATTGGGGTTTTATTAAGAATTAATTGGGATTTAATTGGAGTTCCAATCGGATTTAATTGGGGTTTAATTGGGATTTAATTGGGATTTAATTGGGGTTTATTTGAGAATTGGGATGGGGTTTAATTGGGATTTAATTAAGAATTAATTGGGATTTATTTCGGATTTATTTGGGgtttaatttagatttaattggggtttaattggggtttaattgggaattgggatgggatttaatTTGGGTATAATTGGGATTTAATTGGGGTTTAATTgggatttatttgggatttAATTGGGGCTTGATTGGGGTTTAATTGGGAATTGGGATGGGGTTTAATTGGGGTTTAATTGGGATTTAATTGGGGTTTAATTGTGATTTTACTGGGATTTAATTGGGATTTAATTGGGGTTTAATTGGGGTTTAATAGAAAATTGGGCTGGGATTTGATTGGGGTCTAATTGGTATTTATTTGTGATTTAATGAGGATTTAATTGGGGTTTAATTGGGATTTAATTAAGATTTAATGGGGATTTATTTGGGGTTTAATTTGGGTTCAATTGGGATTTAATTAAggatttatttgggattttattggggttttattggggtttaatttagatttaattGGAGTTTAAATGGGATTTaattgggggtttttttgggatttaaTTGGGGTTTAATTGGCGTTTAATTTGGATTGGATTGGGATTTAATTGGGATCTAATTGGGATTTAATTGGGGTTTAATTGGGATTTATTTGGGGCTTAATTGGGATTTATTTGGGGTTTAATTGGGGTTCAATTGGGATTTAATTAAGGATTTAATTGGGGTTTAATTgggatttatttgggatttaattggggtttaattaagatttaatttagatttaattGGAGTTTAAATGGGGTTTAATTGGGGTTTATTTGGGGTTTAATTGGGATTTTATTGGGGTTCAATTGGGATTTAATTAAGGATTTAATTAGGGTTTTATTGGGGTTTAATTGGGGTTCAATTGGGATTTAATTAAGGATTTAATTAAGGATTTAATTGGGGTTTTATTGGgattttattggggttttattgGGATTTGGAGCAGGGTTGGCACCGGGAATCCGCCCCTTCCCCAAACCCAGACCACGCCCCTTTCCTTGTGACCACGCCCCCTTTGGAACTCATTAATATTCACAATGACCACACCCCCTCCCCACCAAAAACGGCCACTCCCAGCCCCACCCCTTGACCACACCCTCTGCACTCCCATTGGCCGAGGGGAGTCAATCATCTGTCGATCATCTCAGCCACGCCCCTTCACGCACACCCTGCGCTCTGATTGGTCGGCGCCGCCATTTCCCCACAAACGACCAAAACTCGGCTTTTTCACCCGAAAACGCCTTCTTTGGGCTGGGGGCGGGGCCAGAAGCGGCCACGCCCCTTATCTACCCTCAGGGGTGCTCTGATTGGTTGAATCATCGAGCCACGCCCACGCTAAGCCACGCCCCTTTGGGCGCCCAATGCGGGGCAGCGCCGGAGCTTCcggggggaatttggggaattccaggaggaattttgggaatttcgggaggaattttgggaattttgggatgattttgggaattttgggaatccCGGAAGGAATTCTGGGATCATTTTGGGAATCCCAGCCGGAATTTcgggatttttctccttctcccccccaaaaaaacgAGGAGAAAACGGCgaattttcccaaaaaaaaagcgGGGAAAGCTCCGGAAAAGtcgggaattttgggaatttcgGGATCCTGGAGGAAATTTGGGAATCCTGGGAGGAATTCTGGGATCATTTTGggaatcccagcaggaattttgggatgatTTTGGGATCCcggggggaattttggggattccaggaggaattttgggatcaTTTTGGGATCCTTgggaggaattttgggaatcctggagggaattttgggatcatTTTGGGAATTTCGGGATCCTggaaggaattttgggatcaTTTTGGGAATCCCAGCcggaattttgggatttttctccttctcccccccaaaaaacgAGGCGAAAATGGCAAATTTTGggccattttttcccaaaaaaagcGGGAAAAGCTccgggaattttgggaattttgggaatttcgGGATCCAGGAGGAAATTTGGGAATCCTGGGAGGAATTCTGGGATCATTTTGggaatcccagcaggaattttgggatcatTTTGAGATCCCGGGAGGAATTTTGGGataattttgggaattctgtgaggaattttgggatacttttgggaattttgggatgatTTTGGGAATTTCGGGAATCCTGGAAGGAATTTCGGGATAATTTTGGGAATCCCAGCcggaattttgggatttttctccttctcccccccaaaaaacgAGGCGAAAACGGCGAATTTCGggccattttttttctttttttttcccaaaaaaagcGGGAAAAGCTccgggaattttgggaatgttGGGAATTTCGGGAATTCCGGGCACGGCGCTCAGAGCTCGTCGTCCAGGCCGTCGTCCTCGGGCGGGAAGGCGCCGGCCGTGACGTGCTGCGGCCGCACGAACGCCCCGAACTTCGGGGGACACTCGAAATAACGGCGGCCGCCCACGCTGAGGGGACCAGAGCCCTCAGAgaccccccaaaatcaccccaaatcccccaaaatcccccgaaaatcccccaaaatcacctGAAATCCCCCTAAAtcacccaaaatcccccaaaatccccccaaaatccccccaaaatcacccaacATCCCCcgaaaatcccccaaaatccccccaaaatcacccaaaatcccccaaaatcccccaaaatcaccccaaatcccccaaaatcccccaaaatccccccaaaatcacccaaaatcccccaaaatcacccaaaatcccccaaaatcacTCAAAATCCCCcgaaatcaccccaaaatccccccaaaatcccctgaaatccccccaaaattccctccgaaatcccccaaaatccccccaaaattccccaaaatccccccaaaatcccctgaaaTCCCCCGAAATCCCCCCAAaagcccccaaaatccccccaaatcccccaaaatcccccaaaatgccccaacGCCCTCcgaaaccccccaaaatccccccaaacccactccaaatctccccaaaattcccccaaaatccctcacAATCCCCTCAAAATCCTCCGAAAGCCCTCtaggaccccccaaaatccctaaaaatccccccaaaatcccccccaaacaCCTCAAGGtgttccccccaaaaaaatccctccaggaTCTCCCGAAATCCCCTCCAGGatcccccaaaacctccctaaaatccccacaaacaccttcaggaccccccaaatcccccgaaatcccccaaaatccccccaaattccctctaggaccccccccaaatccctccaggactccccaaaatgcccccaaacCCCTTCAAGACCTCCCAATATCCCCCAAATCCCCGTAGGATCCCCCAAAACCCTTtcaggaccccccaaaatccctccaaaatccctccaaatcccccccaaccccccaaaatccctcaaactacccccaaaatccctctaggaccccccaaaattcccccaaaccCCTTCAAAACCTctccaaatccccccaaatccctccagggccccccaaatcccctccaggaccccccaaaatccctcaaaatccccccaaaatccctcaaaatcccccccaatcccccaaaatccctcaaaatccccccaaaccccccaaaatgcCTCCAggatcccccaaaatccctccagaactccccaaaatccccccaaaccccctcaaGACCTCTCAATACCCCCCCAAACCCTTTCAAGACCTCCCAAtatccccccaaatccccaccaggaccccccaaaatccctcaaaaaccccccaaatccccaccaggaccccccaaaatccctccaggaccccccaaaatcccccccaagCCCTCCTCACCTTCCGTCGTGCTTGCCCAGCGGTTCATCGTAGCGCACCCCCACCCAAAAGCCTGGCTTAAAATCCGTCTCGCCTTTtcaaggagagagaaaaagcaaaaaaaacccccaaaaaccgTGAAAAAAGCGGGAATTCCACCCCGGGAAAggacagagaggggacagagaggggacagagagggggaCACGCACCCACGAAGGCGATGGTGCCCCTGCGGCAGGGCTGGCCGGGCACCCGCACCTCGCAGCGGGAGCCGagcgggagcgcggccgcggccgccgcctccTGGGCCCGGCGCTGCTCCCGCTCCCGGTCCCgttcccgctcccgctcccggtCCCAGCGGCCCCACGAGCGCTGCCGCAGGAACGAGCGCATGGACTCtgcggggacagcaggggacgTCAGGGGGTGGCActttggggacagggacaccctggcCTCgttcccattcctgctcctcttcccatTCTTGATCCTGctcccgttcccattcccgttcctgtccccagccctgatCCCGCTCCCggtcccagcagccccaggagcgcAGGGACTCTGcggggacaccaggggacatCAGGGGGTGGCACTTTGGGGACACGCTGGTCCTCGTCCCATTCCCGCTCCTCTTCCCATTCCTGATCCCGGTCCCGTTTCCATTCCTgctcccgttcccgttcccattcccgttcctgTCCCCAGTCCTGATCCCATTCCCggtcccagcagccccaggagcgcAGGGACTCTGTGGGGACATCGGGGGTGACActttggggacagggacacactggTCTcgttcccattcccaatcccatccccgttcccgttcccgctCCCGGTCCCAGCGGCCCCACGAGCGCTGCCGCAGGAACGAGCGCATGGACTctgcggggacaccgggggacgTCAGGGGGTGGCActttggggacagggacacgctGGTGCCACTCCTGATCCCgttcctgttcccattcccagtcccattcTCAGTCCTGTCCTGATTCCCGgtcccattcctgatcccaTTCCCggtcccagcagccccaggagtgCAAGGACTctgtggggacaccaggggacatCAGGGGGTGGCACTTTGGGGACACGCTGGTCCTCGTCCCATTCCCGCTCCTCTTCCCATTCCTGATCCTGctcccgttcccattcccgttcctgtccccagccctgatCCTGTTCccggccccagcagccccaggggcacaTGGACTctgtggggacacccaggggacatCAGGGGGTGGCACTTTGGGGACACGCTGGTCCTGGTCCCATTCCCGCTCCTCTTCCCATTCCTGATCCCGGTCCCGTTTCCGTTCCTgctcccgttcccgttcccattcccgttcctgTCCCCAGTCCTGATCCCGTTcctggccccagcagccccaggagcgcAGGGACTCTGTGGGGACATCAGGGGGTGGCActttggggacagggacacgctGGTGCCACTCCTGATCCCgttcctgttcccattcccagtcccattcTCAGTCCTGTCCTGATTCCCGGTCCCAGCGGCCCCACGAGCGCTGCCGCAGGAACGAGCGCAGGGACTctgcggggacaccgggggacatCAGGGGGTGGCACTTTGGGGACACGCTGGTCTCGTTCCCATTCCCGCTCctcttcccattcctgttcccgGTCCCATTCTCAGTCCCGTTCCCATTCTCGGTCCTGGCCCCATTCCCggtcccagcagccccaggagctcaTGGACTCTGGGGGGACATCAGGGGACATCAGGGGGTGGCACTTTGGGGACACGCTGGTGCAACTCCTCATCCCGTTCCTGATCCCGCTCCCAAATATCTCCAATGTCCCCGACAGCCCCAACGTCCCCAACTCTCAACGTCCCCAACACAGGGAacaatgt harbors:
- the LOC119699828 gene encoding tubulin-folding cofactor B-like, translating into MELELFGAEDEPLGTLDCDEALLGSYPVTDGCRVHVTDRSGARAGQFEDVSQVAKYEMAESDYDKRTESMRSFLRQRSWGRWDRERERERDREREQRRAQEAAAAAALPLGSRCEVRVPGQPCRRGTIAFVGETDFKPGFWVGVRYDEPLGKHDGSVGGRRYFECPPKFGAFVRPQHVTAGAFPPEDDGLDDEL